A genomic region of Streptomyces diastaticus subsp. diastaticus contains the following coding sequences:
- a CDS encoding VOC family protein, whose translation MEILGTTLRICVEDLEAAVPFYERLAGSRAMRHQQGGVSVAAVGCFLLMSGPKADLDVLRKVAATIAVADVEKTGQVLAASGAAVIAGPVATPAGRTLVAMHPDGSVFEYADRLGASA comes from the coding sequence GTGGAAATCCTGGGGACCACACTGCGGATCTGCGTCGAGGATCTGGAGGCCGCGGTGCCGTTCTACGAGCGGCTGGCGGGCAGCCGGGCGATGCGGCACCAGCAGGGCGGCGTCTCCGTCGCCGCCGTCGGCTGCTTCCTGCTGATGAGCGGCCCCAAGGCCGACCTGGACGTGCTGCGGAAGGTCGCCGCGACCATCGCCGTGGCCGACGTGGAGAAGACCGGCCAGGTCCTCGCCGCCTCCGGCGCCGCCGTGATCGCGGGCCCGGTGGCGACGCCGGCCGGGCGCACCCTGGTCGCGATGCACCCGGACGGCTCGGTCTTCGAGTACGCGGACCGGCTCGGCGCCTCCGCCTGA
- a CDS encoding GNAT family N-acetyltransferase: MDRNAATEDGTTDPGPGGAASTPAPVAEGPRTTLRPVTLADGPEFTARARESRELHRPWLFPPTDARAYAVWAGRLVHDDDRAGYLVHERATGALAGYVAVNNIVGGAFRCGALGYGAFAGCEGRGLMSEALGLVVAHTMDTLGLHRLEINVQPGNAPSIALARRAGFRLEGFSPDFLLIDGAWRDHERWALTQEMRGPAG; the protein is encoded by the coding sequence GCCACCGAGGACGGCACCACGGACCCCGGCCCCGGCGGCGCGGCGTCCACCCCGGCGCCCGTCGCCGAAGGGCCGCGCACCACCCTGCGTCCCGTCACCCTCGCCGACGGACCGGAGTTCACCGCCCGCGCCCGGGAGAGCCGTGAGCTGCACCGCCCGTGGCTCTTCCCGCCCACCGACGCCCGGGCCTACGCCGTCTGGGCGGGCCGCCTCGTCCACGACGACGACCGGGCCGGCTACCTCGTCCACGAACGTGCCACGGGAGCCCTCGCCGGGTACGTCGCCGTCAACAACATCGTCGGCGGCGCCTTCCGCTGCGGTGCCCTCGGCTACGGCGCCTTCGCCGGCTGCGAGGGGCGCGGACTGATGAGCGAGGCCCTCGGCCTGGTCGTCGCCCACACCATGGACACCCTCGGCCTGCACCGGCTGGAGATCAACGTCCAGCCCGGCAACGCCCCCTCGATCGCCCTCGCCCGCCGCGCCGGGTTCCGTCTCGAAGGGTTCTCGCCCGACTTCCTCCTCATCGACGGCGCCTGGCGCGACCACGAACGCTGGGCCCTCACCCAGGAGATGCGCGGTCCGGCCGGCTGA